One genomic region from Bacillus sp. SLBN-46 encodes:
- a CDS encoding acyl-CoA dehydrogenase family protein — protein sequence MKHPYLTDDHEIFRQSLRKFLEKEAYPFYEQWEEDRMIPRSFWKKMGDQGFLCPDIDEKYGGSEVDWGFAVVINEELERVGSGLIGIGLHNDIVVPYITAYGTEEQKQRWLPKCVTGEIITAIAMTEPGTGSDLANIKTTAKLDGDHYIVNGQKTFITNGIQSDLVVVAVKTDTQAVPKHKGVSLLVIERDTPGFSRGRKLNKVGLHCQDTAELIFEDCRVPKENLLGEEGKGFLYLMEKLQQERLLVAIGAQTASEVMLKMTMDYVKSREAFGRPVSQFQNTQFKIVEMATEIEMGRAFLDQLIAEHIEGKNVVTKVSMAKWKLTDIAKRIAAECMQLHGGYGYMEEYEIARRFRDIPVSSIYAGTNEIMKTIIAKNLGL from the coding sequence ATGAAACATCCATATTTAACTGATGACCATGAAATATTTCGCCAATCATTAAGAAAGTTTTTAGAAAAAGAAGCATATCCCTTTTATGAGCAGTGGGAAGAAGACCGGATGATTCCTCGCTCTTTTTGGAAGAAGATGGGGGATCAGGGCTTCCTATGTCCAGATATTGATGAGAAATATGGCGGCAGTGAGGTGGATTGGGGCTTTGCGGTTGTTATTAATGAAGAATTGGAACGTGTAGGCTCCGGTTTAATTGGAATTGGCCTTCACAATGATATTGTCGTTCCCTACATCACAGCTTACGGAACAGAGGAGCAAAAGCAGCGCTGGCTACCTAAATGTGTCACCGGTGAAATCATTACCGCTATTGCGATGACAGAGCCAGGTACGGGTTCAGACCTAGCCAATATTAAAACAACTGCCAAGCTGGATGGTGACCACTATATTGTGAATGGTCAAAAGACGTTTATCACAAATGGTATCCAATCAGACCTTGTCGTTGTTGCTGTGAAGACTGATACACAAGCCGTTCCTAAGCATAAAGGAGTCAGCCTGCTTGTCATCGAACGAGATACTCCTGGTTTTTCAAGAGGAAGAAAGTTAAACAAAGTCGGACTCCATTGCCAGGATACTGCGGAATTAATCTTTGAGGATTGTCGTGTACCAAAGGAAAACCTGCTTGGTGAGGAAGGCAAAGGCTTTCTTTATTTAATGGAAAAGCTTCAGCAGGAACGACTTCTTGTAGCGATTGGGGCGCAAACAGCATCGGAAGTAATGCTGAAAATGACTATGGATTATGTGAAAAGTAGAGAAGCGTTCGGCAGACCCGTCAGCCAGTTTCAAAATACGCAGTTTAAAATTGTCGAGATGGCCACGGAAATTGAAATGGGCAGAGCTTTCCTTGATCAGTTAATTGCTGAGCATATTGAAGGGAAAAACGTAGTGACAAAGGTGTCGATGGCAAAATGGAAGTTAACCGATATTGCTAAACGGATTGCGGCGGAATGTATGCAGCTCCACGGTGGCTATGGGTATATGGAAGAATACGAGATTGCGAGACGATTCCGTGATATCCCGGTCTCTAGCATTTATGCCGGTACGAATGAGATTATGAAAACGATTATTGCGAAAAACTTAGGATTATAG
- a CDS encoding D-2-hydroxyacid dehydrogenase — protein MQKRKLVITHNLDLDHINLLENILPDWELLIGKDKEVWQEHLQEAEIIAGWKKGLEEEILAPQSKLKWLQTWSAGVNNLPLDELNNRNITVTSANGVHAYPISETIFALMLGLTRKLHTYVKNQQSKTWHHAHMGLEMHEKTVGIIGVGEIGKETAKIANAFGMNVLGVRHSGQPADYVDEMYRPDQLNVLLPKCDYVVVTLPLTNETHRLFGAEQFKQMKSSAFFINIGRGEIVVEEELIQALKDGTIAGAGLDVFEKEPLTTESPLWEMENVIITPHTSGSTEHYNKRVIENILIPNLKEYLAGNIPSINRVDFTKGY, from the coding sequence ATGCAAAAAAGAAAGCTAGTCATCACCCATAATTTAGATCTAGACCATATCAATCTACTGGAAAATATCTTACCTGACTGGGAGTTACTCATCGGTAAGGACAAAGAAGTTTGGCAGGAACATTTGCAAGAGGCCGAAATTATCGCTGGCTGGAAAAAAGGATTGGAAGAAGAGATTCTTGCCCCGCAATCCAAGCTTAAATGGCTGCAAACCTGGAGTGCTGGTGTGAATAACTTACCACTAGATGAATTAAACAATAGAAACATAACAGTTACCAGTGCCAATGGTGTTCATGCGTATCCTATTTCCGAAACGATTTTCGCCTTGATGCTAGGCCTAACACGTAAGCTGCATACATATGTCAAAAACCAGCAATCAAAAACCTGGCACCACGCACACATGGGACTAGAAATGCATGAAAAAACAGTGGGGATTATTGGCGTTGGTGAGATTGGAAAAGAAACAGCGAAGATTGCCAATGCATTTGGAATGAACGTCCTTGGTGTCAGGCACTCAGGTCAGCCAGCAGACTATGTTGATGAAATGTATAGACCAGACCAATTAAATGTATTGCTCCCTAAGTGTGATTATGTGGTGGTGACGTTACCTCTTACAAACGAAACTCATCGATTATTTGGTGCTGAACAATTTAAGCAAATGAAGTCTTCTGCCTTTTTCATTAATATTGGTCGAGGTGAAATTGTGGTGGAAGAAGAGCTTATACAGGCATTGAAGGATGGAACCATAGCCGGTGCCGGATTAGATGTATTTGAAAAAGAACCGCTCACAACAGAGAGCCCATTATGGGAAATGGAGAACGTCATCATTACCCCGCACACTTCCGGTTCTACTGAGCATTATAATAAGCGGGTCATTGAAAATATCCTTATCCCGAACTTAAAGGAATATCTAGCAGGAAACATCCCGTCAATTAACCGCGTTGATTTTACAAAAGGATATTAA
- a CDS encoding sigma 54-interacting transcriptional regulator yields MPEFKDIITPVDCRVTEVTTLKEALDLMQEKKWNLLPVTDSDRKLLGVFTRSSLYQMVRAECPLITPIKEYIKKQVETLKINTPYEQIERIVKTSQVGTGVIIDEQDRVVGILTKTDMVMSLLQTSQELQTIKTLKRTLETAIDHAFDGIVMTDEKKKIQMVSPPLLELFNLQIEAVLHEPAEKALPQLHLEKVYESETAEVSGFLEINGIKYIVHRIPIVEDGRVIGAIGKVVFRQLIEVSELFKKLQKAENKASFYHQQFQKSESARFTWDHLLTVDPYMEKLKKSAVKAAKGRSTILIRGESGTGKELFAHAIHKSSARSTGKFIVVNCAAIPEDLLESEFFGYEEGAFTGARQKGKLGKFDLANGGTLFLDEIGDMSLALQAKLLRVLQEREFYRVGGTVRIQVDVRIIAATNRNLEEMVKEGTFREDLYYRLNVISLNVPPLRERLYDVDHLIGQFMIELNQILGTSIMGIEERARETLLGYDWPGNVRELRNVMERAMTFAESGKIKYEDLPDYVTKKVTIFEPLGNVSLVENAELEAIKKALVQVQGNKVKAARLLGISRSGLYEKIKKYKLPT; encoded by the coding sequence ATGCCTGAATTTAAAGATATCATTACGCCAGTGGACTGTAGGGTAACAGAAGTAACGACACTTAAAGAAGCCCTTGATCTCATGCAAGAAAAGAAGTGGAACCTGCTTCCAGTAACGGATTCAGACAGAAAGCTGCTAGGTGTTTTTACTAGAAGCAGCTTATACCAAATGGTCAGAGCAGAATGTCCCCTTATCACTCCCATCAAAGAATACATAAAAAAACAGGTTGAAACATTAAAAATCAACACTCCGTACGAACAGATTGAGAGGATTGTAAAAACCAGTCAGGTTGGAACAGGTGTGATTATCGATGAACAAGACCGAGTGGTTGGAATTTTAACAAAGACAGATATGGTCATGTCACTTTTACAAACCTCACAGGAATTACAAACGATTAAAACATTGAAAAGAACATTGGAAACAGCAATTGACCATGCATTTGACGGGATTGTCATGACGGATGAAAAGAAAAAGATTCAGATGGTCAGTCCTCCTCTTTTAGAATTATTTAATCTTCAAATCGAAGCTGTGCTACACGAACCAGCTGAGAAAGCACTGCCACAGCTTCACTTAGAAAAGGTTTATGAATCCGAAACCGCTGAAGTAAGCGGGTTTTTAGAGATTAATGGCATTAAATATATCGTTCATCGCATCCCCATTGTAGAGGACGGAAGGGTGATTGGTGCAATAGGTAAGGTGGTGTTCCGGCAATTAATCGAGGTAAGCGAGCTATTTAAAAAGCTGCAGAAGGCAGAGAATAAGGCAAGCTTTTATCATCAGCAATTTCAGAAGTCGGAATCAGCGAGGTTCACATGGGACCATCTTTTAACCGTCGACCCCTATATGGAAAAATTGAAGAAAAGTGCGGTAAAAGCAGCAAAAGGCCGTTCTACCATTCTGATTCGCGGAGAAAGTGGTACGGGCAAAGAACTATTTGCACACGCCATTCATAAAAGTAGTGCTAGAAGTACGGGAAAGTTCATTGTTGTCAATTGCGCAGCCATTCCTGAGGATTTGCTAGAATCGGAGTTTTTTGGCTATGAAGAAGGAGCTTTTACAGGAGCGAGACAAAAAGGGAAGCTAGGTAAGTTCGATTTGGCCAATGGAGGGACTCTTTTTCTCGATGAGATTGGAGATATGTCGTTAGCGCTCCAGGCAAAGCTATTGCGTGTCCTTCAAGAGAGAGAATTTTATCGGGTGGGTGGAACGGTAAGAATTCAGGTGGATGTCAGAATTATCGCCGCTACTAACCGTAACCTTGAAGAAATGGTCAAAGAAGGAACGTTTAGAGAGGATTTATACTACCGCCTCAATGTGATTTCATTAAACGTTCCTCCTCTAAGGGAACGCCTTTATGATGTCGACCATTTAATAGGACAATTCATGATTGAACTTAATCAAATATTGGGCACAAGCATAATGGGGATAGAGGAAAGGGCAAGAGAAACATTGCTAGGTTACGATTGGCCTGGGAATGTCCGTGAGCTAAGAAACGTGATGGAACGGGCCATGACCTTTGCTGAAAGTGGAAAAATTAAATATGAGGACCTACCTGATTATGTAACAAAGAAGGTGACCATTTTCGAACCATTGGGGAATGTTTCCTTAGTTGAAAATGCTGAGCTTGAAGCGATTAAAAAGGCACTTGTCCAAGTTCAAGGAAATAAAGTAAAGGCCGCTAGATTACTAGGAATCAGCCGGTCTGGATTATATGAAAAAATAAAAAAATATAAATTGCCGACCTAG
- a CDS encoding DUF4303 domain-containing protein, translating into MKKLEYKRFEELLFQDSCRIIEEFSSTEHNRDVYAFCIYTQLDHGNIVLFINTLDSFNKKRSSGTYYTIEDPFYGLRNLKYSINDFGIPFKFSKDIEEFASRIATQESDEFEGWDPLIKCAINVCNQLDEHFNLMNLTEDFIAFNIIHDMDYDEQINLIKETVPLEKLYAAFPEIARFEQLQVNLHQMSKEEQMSYWIAAYEDFVTETEGEEVNYLKACRRNKYDVENIIKNFGKDISPKLISLLQTYGKCEELNHDFASLPKEERAKGVKEDKTGTLSVWTKEGKITHELIDLVKSTGDEEMVKPLHELLQYWFTKTIAYPYDGIGRNVSLLARALNSLSPGQFPYPCIGRGNRLENYHHFNLNL; encoded by the coding sequence ATGAAGAAATTGGAATACAAGAGATTTGAAGAATTACTGTTTCAAGATTCCTGTAGAATTATTGAAGAATTTTCAAGCACTGAACACAACAGAGACGTCTATGCCTTCTGTATTTACACACAATTAGACCACGGTAATATTGTCCTATTTATCAACACATTGGATTCTTTTAATAAAAAAAGAAGTAGTGGCACCTATTACACTATTGAAGATCCATTCTACGGGCTTAGAAATCTAAAATATAGCATTAATGACTTTGGAATCCCTTTTAAGTTCTCCAAAGATATAGAAGAATTCGCATCCCGCATTGCAACTCAAGAATCGGATGAGTTCGAAGGATGGGACCCACTAATCAAATGTGCTATCAATGTATGCAATCAATTGGATGAACATTTCAACTTAATGAACCTGACGGAGGATTTTATTGCTTTTAACATCATTCACGATATGGATTATGATGAACAGATTAACCTTATAAAAGAAACAGTTCCGTTGGAAAAATTGTATGCTGCCTTTCCGGAAATCGCGAGGTTCGAACAGCTGCAGGTCAACCTTCACCAAATGAGCAAGGAGGAACAAATGAGTTATTGGATAGCGGCATATGAGGACTTTGTAACCGAGACAGAGGGTGAGGAAGTCAACTATTTAAAGGCGTGCCGACGGAATAAGTATGATGTTGAAAATATCATTAAAAATTTTGGGAAAGACATTTCACCCAAATTGATATCATTACTTCAGACGTACGGGAAATGTGAGGAATTAAACCATGATTTCGCTTCTTTGCCAAAAGAGGAAAGGGCGAAAGGCGTAAAAGAAGATAAAACTGGCACCCTTAGTGTATGGACGAAGGAAGGAAAAATCACACACGAATTAATTGACCTAGTTAAATCAACGGGAGACGAAGAAATGGTAAAGCCGTTGCACGAGTTGCTACAATATTGGTTTACCAAAACAATTGCCTATCCATATGACGGTATCGGTAGGAATGTTTCTCTTCTTGCAAGAGCGTTGAATTCCCTATCTCCTGGTCAATTTCCCTATCCTTGTATAGGCCGTGGAAATCGATTGGAGAACTATCATCATTTTAACTTAAACCTATAA
- a CDS encoding 3-hydroxyacyl-CoA dehydrogenase: MDMQACRAIVTGGASGLGEATVRNIVGKGGKAVIFDQSEENGKRLESELGEAVLFLKADVTKEEDIQEAVNKASDFLGEVNTVVNCAGIGIAEKVIGRNGAHNLALFSKVINVNLIGTFNVIRIAAEKMSSNELNEQNERGVIINTASVAAFDGQIGQAAYSASKGGIVGMTLPIARELARYGIRVMTIAPGLFHTPMFDTLPQEARDSLGKMVPFPPRLGYPTEYAQLVQSIIENPMLNGETIRLDGAIRMQPK; the protein is encoded by the coding sequence ATGGATATGCAAGCTTGTCGTGCCATCGTTACAGGCGGGGCTTCAGGACTTGGAGAAGCGACTGTGCGTAACATTGTAGGCAAAGGCGGAAAAGCGGTTATTTTTGACCAGTCTGAAGAAAATGGGAAGCGGCTCGAATCTGAGTTAGGGGAAGCAGTTTTATTTTTGAAGGCAGATGTCACGAAGGAAGAGGACATCCAGGAAGCGGTTAATAAAGCGTCTGACTTTTTAGGTGAAGTTAATACGGTTGTAAACTGTGCGGGAATTGGGATTGCTGAAAAAGTCATTGGCAGAAATGGAGCTCATAACCTAGCTCTTTTTTCAAAGGTCATCAATGTCAATTTGATTGGGACCTTCAATGTGATTCGGATTGCAGCTGAGAAAATGTCGAGCAACGAATTAAATGAACAAAACGAGAGAGGTGTAATCATTAATACTGCCTCTGTGGCTGCTTTTGACGGTCAAATCGGCCAGGCAGCATACAGTGCTTCAAAAGGTGGAATTGTCGGCATGACCTTACCGATTGCAAGAGAGCTTGCACGATACGGAATCCGGGTGATGACGATCGCACCGGGACTTTTCCACACACCAATGTTTGATACTCTTCCACAGGAAGCTAGGGATTCACTTGGGAAAATGGTGCCGTTCCCACCAAGGCTTGGTTATCCAACTGAATATGCTCAGCTCGTCCAAAGTATCATTGAAAACCCAATGCTAAACGGTGAAACCATCAGACTAGATGGAGCCATCAGAATGCAGCCGAAATAA
- a CDS encoding glycerophosphodiester phosphodiesterase has translation MQQVVIEKIPKKKKRLVKALIYIVTAILIFLLAVNFIPVKQMSQKSFFKNNRPLVIAHQGGELLAPSNTMAAFTNAANMGVDVIETDLHITKDGYLVAIHDPTVDRTTNGHGSVADMTLEEIQKLDAGYHFKDLNGNFSYRGKGVYIPTAEEMFQTFGDMRIEMEIKDDNPPERIEEMAAKLWALIEKYHMEDKILVASFDQDILDTFNKHAKDRVATCGGKQEVTKFVVFHKFFLRNLYQPETDSFQIPTADSGFDLTDQKLINGAHRRGQDISYWTIDDPIEMKKLLDAGADGILTNRPDLLLQLVAEK, from the coding sequence ATGCAGCAAGTTGTAATTGAAAAAATACCAAAAAAGAAAAAGCGCCTTGTAAAAGCTTTAATATATATTGTTACTGCCATCCTTATTTTCCTGCTAGCCGTTAATTTCATACCGGTTAAGCAAATGAGCCAAAAAAGCTTTTTCAAAAATAACCGGCCATTAGTCATTGCGCATCAAGGCGGTGAGCTACTTGCCCCATCTAATACAATGGCGGCGTTTACGAACGCAGCAAATATGGGTGTGGATGTAATTGAGACTGATCTCCATATTACAAAAGATGGGTATTTGGTTGCTATCCACGATCCGACAGTTGATCGAACAACGAATGGACATGGATCGGTGGCAGACATGACATTGGAGGAAATCCAAAAGCTTGATGCGGGTTACCATTTTAAAGACCTTAATGGAAACTTTAGTTACCGAGGAAAAGGAGTCTACATTCCCACTGCCGAAGAAATGTTTCAGACGTTTGGTGATATGAGAATTGAAATGGAGATTAAGGACGACAATCCGCCTGAACGAATCGAAGAAATGGCCGCTAAACTATGGGCACTTATCGAGAAATATCACATGGAGGATAAAATTCTGGTGGCTTCTTTTGACCAAGATATTCTAGATACTTTTAACAAGCATGCGAAGGACCGGGTAGCCACTTGCGGCGGAAAACAAGAGGTAACGAAATTCGTTGTCTTCCATAAGTTCTTCCTACGGAACCTTTATCAGCCAGAGACTGATTCCTTTCAAATCCCCACCGCAGATAGCGGCTTTGATTTGACCGATCAGAAGTTAATTAACGGGGCACACCGACGTGGACAAGACATAAGCTATTGGACCATTGACGATCCAATAGAAATGAAGAAACTCTTAGATGCAGGTGCAGATGGAATCTTAACCAATCGACCGGACTTACTTTTACAATTAGTTGCTGAAAAATAA
- a CDS encoding thiolase family protein, with product MREVVIVEGVRTPVGRRNGLLKDIRPDDLAGLTLKELVNRAGIDPAIIDDVILGCVTQAGEQAGDIARVAALIAGFPIEVPGTTIDRQCGSSQQAVHFAAQAILAGDMNVVIAGGVESMSRVPMGSNYKGAEEPFSPTLKSKYEMIHQGLSAERIAENYGFTREELDQFSLESHQKALKAQEEGYFAREIFQLEVTLPDGTTTVVKDDSGPRKGTSLEALAGLRTSFKEDGVIHAGNSSQISDGAAALLLMSREKAEELGLKPRFRVHTRVVVGSDPTLMLTGPIPATQKALEKSGLSIDDIDVFEVNEAFAPVPLAWLRETGADPAKLNPNGGAIALGHPLGGSGARLMVTMMHELERSGGRYGLQTMCEGHGMANATIIERLD from the coding sequence ATGCGTGAAGTAGTTATAGTTGAAGGTGTGCGTACTCCGGTTGGAAGAAGAAATGGGTTGTTAAAGGATATTCGTCCAGACGACCTAGCGGGTTTAACATTGAAAGAGCTTGTGAACCGGGCAGGAATCGACCCTGCGATTATTGATGATGTGATTTTAGGCTGTGTCACTCAAGCGGGGGAACAGGCGGGAGATATTGCTAGAGTTGCGGCATTAATTGCTGGCTTCCCAATCGAAGTTCCTGGAACAACGATTGACCGTCAATGCGGTTCGAGTCAGCAAGCTGTCCACTTTGCAGCACAGGCGATTCTCGCTGGTGATATGAATGTGGTGATTGCTGGTGGAGTGGAAAGCATGTCGCGTGTTCCGATGGGCTCCAACTATAAAGGGGCGGAGGAACCTTTTAGTCCTACTTTAAAATCTAAATACGAAATGATTCATCAAGGATTGTCTGCAGAAAGGATTGCCGAAAACTATGGCTTTACTCGTGAGGAGCTCGACCAATTCTCGCTTGAGAGCCATCAGAAAGCATTAAAGGCACAAGAGGAAGGGTATTTCGCAAGAGAAATTTTCCAACTTGAAGTGACACTTCCAGATGGCACAACTACGGTGGTTAAGGATGATTCTGGTCCTCGAAAAGGAACTTCATTGGAGGCTTTAGCTGGATTGCGGACTTCATTTAAGGAAGATGGAGTCATTCATGCGGGGAATTCGAGCCAAATTAGTGATGGGGCAGCTGCCTTATTGTTGATGTCTCGTGAAAAAGCAGAAGAGTTGGGGTTAAAGCCACGCTTCCGTGTTCATACACGTGTGGTTGTAGGCTCAGATCCAACATTAATGCTGACAGGGCCGATTCCAGCAACACAGAAAGCCTTGGAAAAATCGGGCTTATCGATTGATGATATCGATGTATTTGAAGTCAATGAAGCGTTCGCTCCAGTTCCACTCGCTTGGTTGCGAGAGACGGGTGCAGATCCAGCTAAGCTCAACCCAAATGGTGGTGCGATTGCACTTGGCCATCCACTAGGCGGCAGCGGTGCTCGTCTGATGGTGACGATGATGCACGAATTGGAGCGGAGCGGAGGCCGTTATGGTTTGCAAACCATGTGCGAAGGTCATGGCATGGCTAATGCAACGATTATTGAGAGATTGGATTAA
- a CDS encoding long-chain fatty acid--CoA ligase, producing MNIGSLLTQNANKYPELLAIECEGRRYTYLQFNEEVNQLAHGLMNQGVKKGDKLALMMKNSDHFVFTFFAAAKIGAVAVPVNFRLTASEVQYILQQSDAAVVVCDKEFESIIAEAKQGAGVRLVITVGGEPETTGYYSYETILSANKEEPNVEVSQQDDLEILYTSGTTGRPKGALFTHDQIFKVGISVVINMGIRPHEHILHLAPLFHSAQLNLFLISGVALGATHIIHRDFHPVKTLQAIQEHKITHLFAVPAMYNFLLQVPNAADYDLSSIKRVGYGAAPMAPELVKKSMQLFKTDQFYNLCGLTEAGPGGILLDPEGHKNHLGKGGKPIFLTETRVVNEEGIDVLPGVIGEFIVRSPMVMKEYYKKPEETKSTLKDGWLYTGDLATIDEEGYITLVDRKKDMIISGGENVYSVEVESVLFEHPGILDAAIIGLPDEVWGEAVCAIVVPREGAVIDEQELRSFCRQKLAGYKVPRRIFIEEQLPRNASGKVLKYQLRQKMRTESNVK from the coding sequence ATGAATATTGGCAGCCTATTAACACAAAATGCGAACAAATATCCTGAATTGTTAGCTATCGAATGTGAAGGCAGACGCTATACGTACCTTCAATTTAATGAGGAAGTCAATCAACTGGCACACGGTTTAATGAATCAGGGAGTTAAAAAAGGTGATAAGCTTGCATTAATGATGAAAAATTCGGATCACTTTGTGTTTACTTTTTTTGCGGCTGCCAAAATTGGTGCGGTTGCTGTTCCAGTTAACTTCCGACTGACGGCTTCAGAGGTTCAATATATTTTACAGCAGTCTGACGCTGCGGTTGTCGTTTGTGACAAGGAATTTGAGTCAATCATTGCAGAAGCGAAGCAAGGTGCGGGTGTTCGGTTGGTGATTACCGTTGGTGGTGAACCAGAAACAACAGGCTACTATTCGTATGAAACAATTCTATCCGCTAACAAAGAGGAACCAAATGTAGAGGTATCTCAGCAGGACGACTTAGAAATCCTCTATACCTCAGGGACAACGGGGCGGCCAAAGGGAGCATTATTTACACATGACCAAATTTTTAAAGTTGGCATTTCTGTTGTCATCAATATGGGAATCCGGCCACATGAGCATATTCTGCATTTAGCACCACTGTTCCACTCAGCACAGCTGAACCTATTCCTTATTTCCGGTGTGGCACTTGGTGCTACCCATATTATCCATCGAGATTTCCATCCAGTAAAAACACTTCAAGCCATTCAAGAGCATAAAATTACCCATCTTTTCGCCGTTCCAGCTATGTATAACTTCCTTCTCCAAGTACCAAATGCAGCAGATTATGATCTATCTTCCATAAAGAGAGTTGGGTATGGAGCCGCACCAATGGCACCTGAGTTGGTCAAAAAAAGCATGCAGCTATTTAAAACAGACCAGTTTTACAACCTGTGCGGTTTAACGGAAGCAGGACCTGGAGGCATTCTTCTCGATCCCGAGGGACATAAGAATCATCTTGGAAAAGGTGGGAAGCCCATTTTCTTAACGGAAACACGGGTGGTGAATGAAGAAGGAATTGATGTGTTGCCCGGCGTGATTGGGGAATTTATTGTTCGCAGTCCGATGGTGATGAAGGAATATTATAAAAAGCCGGAGGAGACGAAGAGCACGCTGAAGGATGGCTGGCTTTATACAGGAGATTTAGCCACGATTGACGAGGAAGGCTATATTACGCTTGTGGACCGGAAGAAAGATATGATCATCTCCGGCGGGGAGAATGTGTATTCGGTGGAAGTTGAAAGTGTTCTCTTTGAGCATCCTGGTATTCTTGATGCCGCGATTATCGGGTTGCCGGATGAAGTTTGGGGTGAGGCAGTCTGTGCTATCGTTGTACCGAGAGAGGGGGCTGTGATTGACGAGCAGGAACTGCGAAGCTTCTGTCGTCAAAAGCTTGCAGGTTATAAGGTGCCACGACGGATTTTTATCGAGGAGCAGCTGCCGAGAAATGCCTCTGGAAAAGTATTAAAATATCAGCTGCGACAGAAGATGCGGACTGAGAGTAATGTGAAGTAA
- a CDS encoding MFS transporter, which translates to MKERLWTKSFIMLMVGNLFVFMSFQMLIPTLPPYIKSIGASGLEIGLVTALFSIGAVISRPFIGFMLEYKPRKALVISGAIMLLLITILYPISQVVLIFLLFRLVHGLAWGWSTTVNGTAAVDVIPNSRLGEGMGYFGLSITIGMIIAPSLGIFLYKITTFTNLIYISAFLGVIAIVLLLIVRYQTPEAVLHTKKEDLKFSYVGSLVEKSSWFPAFITIIINLGYGSIVTFIVIFGQERGIDQIFLFYIFNALMATVARPIAGKWFDEKGPIGLVLFCTILTFIGMWVLSYAHSSLLIAVAGVLFGLGFGCLIPTLQSWALLMTPTNRRGVANGMIFSSIDLGIGLSGVIFGALAQFVDTASIFRIASLFLLVAIALVIIMEKKKRATSQENIVSKKKVRASY; encoded by the coding sequence ATGAAGGAGCGTTTGTGGACGAAGTCATTTATTATGCTCATGGTAGGGAACTTATTTGTGTTTATGTCATTCCAAATGCTTATTCCGACTCTACCGCCATATATAAAGTCAATTGGAGCATCTGGATTAGAGATTGGGTTAGTAACGGCATTATTTTCGATAGGTGCTGTCATTAGCCGGCCTTTTATCGGCTTTATGCTTGAATATAAACCGAGAAAAGCACTGGTAATATCCGGCGCAATTATGCTCTTACTCATTACCATTCTTTATCCGATTTCACAAGTAGTTCTGATTTTTCTATTGTTCCGCTTGGTCCATGGATTAGCTTGGGGTTGGTCAACAACGGTTAACGGGACGGCAGCAGTTGATGTTATTCCTAATTCACGGCTTGGTGAAGGGATGGGCTATTTCGGCCTGTCGATTACGATTGGGATGATTATTGCGCCAAGTCTAGGAATCTTTCTATATAAAATTACTACATTTACTAATCTCATCTATATTTCAGCTTTTTTAGGGGTTATTGCAATTGTGTTGCTTTTGATTGTACGTTATCAAACTCCTGAAGCTGTCCTACATACGAAAAAAGAAGACTTAAAGTTTTCCTATGTAGGGTCGTTAGTTGAAAAATCAAGCTGGTTTCCTGCGTTTATAACGATTATTATCAATCTTGGCTACGGATCAATCGTGACGTTTATTGTCATCTTTGGTCAAGAAAGAGGCATCGATCAAATCTTTTTATTTTATATTTTTAATGCGTTGATGGCTACGGTAGCAAGGCCGATTGCGGGAAAATGGTTTGATGAAAAAGGCCCAATCGGACTGGTTCTTTTCTGCACCATCCTTACTTTTATCGGCATGTGGGTACTCTCCTATGCTCATTCAAGCCTCTTAATTGCTGTTGCAGGCGTACTTTTTGGCTTGGGCTTTGGCTGTTTAATCCCTACTCTTCAGTCTTGGGCATTATTAATGACACCAACGAATCGTCGTGGTGTAGCTAATGGAATGATTTTTTCCTCCATTGATTTGGGGATCGGGCTGAGCGGCGTTATTTTTGGCGCCCTTGCACAGTTTGTAGATACGGCGTCGATTTTCCGAATTGCGAGTCTTTTTCTACTAGTTGCTATTGCCTTAGTTATTATTATGGAAAAAAAGAAACGGGCTACGTCACAGGAAAATATCGTTTCTAAGAAAAAGGTCAGAGCCTCCTATTAA